In Raphanus sativus cultivar WK10039 chromosome 5, ASM80110v3, whole genome shotgun sequence, the following proteins share a genomic window:
- the LOC108863536 gene encoding uncharacterized protein LOC108863536: MAGVKRKLSPESDPHALHKLLDEVSCPVCMDHPHNAVLLLCTSHDKGCRSYICDTSYRHSNCLDRFKKLHSEPPTDPNPNPDPNSASRPNINQVAVREEEQAEETTNLKCPLCRGTVLGFKVVEEVRSYLDMKSRSCSRESCSFTGNYQDLRRHARRIHPTSRPSDTDPTRERAWRRLENQREYGDIVSAIRSAMPGAVVVGDYVIENGDRFPGEREAGNGGGNSNSNNSDIWTTFVLFQMIGSLENNGGSSGSGGGSGGGSRSHRSRAWRNTHRRSSSDRRYLWGENLLGLQDEDNDDDDDGEGLRLQNETGDGSNHVPRRRRRFGRPRSSGNHPR; the protein is encoded by the coding sequence ATGGCTGGTGTAAAGCGAAAATTAAGTCCAGAGTCAGATCCTCACGCTCTTCACAAACTACTGGATGAGGTCTCATGCCCTGTTTGCATGGATCACCCTCACAATGCTGTTCTCCTCCTCTGCACCTCTCACGACAAAGGTTGCAGGTCTTACATCTGTGACACCAGTTACCGTCACTCCAATTGCCTCGACAGGTTCAAGAAACTCCACTCCGAACCCCCAACTGATCCCAACCCCAATCCCGACCCAAACTCTGCCTCAAGGCCAAACATTAACCAAGTCGCTGTTAGGGAAGAGGAGCAAGCAGAGGAAACCACGAATTTGAAATGTCCTCTTTGCCGTGGTACTGTCTTAGGATTCAAGGTGGTAGAAGAAGTGAGAAGCTATCTCGACATGAAGAGCCGAAGCTGCTCACGAGAGTCTTGCTCATTCACGGGTAACTACCAGGATCTGCGCCGACATGCAAGAAGGATACACCCAACGTCTCGTCCTTCGGACACTGATCcaacgagagagagagcttgGAGACGCCTCGAGAACCAGAGGGAGTACGGAGATATTGTCAGCGCAATACGTTCTGCCATGCCCGGTGCTGTTGTCGTAGGAGACTACGTTATCGAAAACGGAGATAGGTTCCCAGGTGAGAGGGAAGCAGGAAATGGAGGCGGCAACAGCAACAGCAACAACAGCGACATTTGGACTACTTTCGTGTTGTTTCAGATGATTGGGTCTCTTGAAAATAACGGAGGGTCTAGTGGTAGTGGTGGTGGCAGTGGTGGTGGATCAAGATCTCACAGGTCGAGGGCTTGGAGGAACACTCATCGCCGTTCTTCTTCAGATAGGCGTTATCTTTGGGGAGAGAATCTATTGGGTCTACAAGATGAAgacaatgatgatgatgatgatggtgaagggTTGCGTTTACAGAACGAAACAGGTGATGGTTCGAATCATGTTCCTAGAAGAAGACGAAGGTTTGGTCGTCCGAGATCAAGCGGAAACCATCCGCGTTAA